The DNA segment CTCATTGAAATGAGAATAAATTTTGCAACCCCTTTTTTGGTATGTATAGAAAATTGTCATAGAAAACCTAAAATATTCTTCATATTATTTTAATATTTATAAAATTAGTTTTTCTAGGTACTATATTTAGTACATTCTTAAAATGTCAATTATTTTTAGTATGCCAAATATGAATACAACATGTATAATAGAACATACGTATCATACACAAAATATTATTTATGGTGTATAATTTGTATACTATTAAATAAGAACGGCCTAAAGTTGTACGATATGAACATAAGTACGAGGGGTTGTACCATATGTTCTACATGTTAGTTAAAGGGGTTTATTATGTTTATGTTATCATTAATGCAACCATCTGGGTTGTACGAACTGGAGAAGGACAGTTTAGAAGCCATTAGCGCTCAGCTTTTGCAGATGATACAAATGAAAAGCTATCATCTGTACACTCATTCTATCCAAGTTTCAAACTATGCAGTTAGTATTGCTGCTAAAATGGGTTTACCATTAAATGAAATTGAACAAATTCGCCATGCAGCATTACTTCATGACGTAGGATTATTAATGGTACCTAATGCATTAATCCAAAAATCTCCATATCTTAATAAACAAGAAATGTCCAAGTATAAGCAACATGCTGCAAGTGGTGCGAATATGATCGAAAACTACCCTTGCTGCCAACAAATCTTGCCTTATATTCGTTACCATCATGAAAAATGGGATGGCTCTGGTTACCCTAAACATTTGCGTGGTGCTAACATCCCATTAGGAGCTAGAATCATTGCTGTTGCAGATTATTATGATACAACAGTTAATCCTTCTACAGAATTTTGGGCAAAGACAAAAGCTAAAGCAAAAGAAGAACTCTTTAGTGCATCCGGCTCTCTCTTTGATCCAGATGTAGTAAAAGCATTTATCGATGTGCTAGGCTAATATAATGATTAAGCGTTCACCATTCGGTGAACGCTTTTATATATAATTAAAAACTACCGCTAGCTAGTGTTAAAGCATCGAGTCTACTAGGATTATAGGACCTAAGAACCTTAGCTACGGCTTCGATTGTTGCCCCTGTAGTATAAATATCATCTACAATTAAAATACGCTTTGTGGAGAAATCAATATCTTTATACTCTGCTTTGATCACAAAAGCATTCTCTATATTTTGATGTCGTTCTTTATGGGTTAAGGACCACATATCATTAGAAGTATCAAACTTATATATACAATCTAGCCATACAAAATATGGCTTATCTATTTTCTCTAACGAGTATGCCCATTTTTTAAAGAACAAATCGACCTGATTATAGCCCCTCTTTTTCTTCTTCATCTCACTAGACGGTACAGGAACTATATAATCATAGATAGTCTTACAATTCCCCTGTACAATATTAGACTCATCATAATTCATGTAAAAGTTGTACGATGCTAAAAAAGGAGCAGCCCCCTTGGACTGCTCCTTTTTTTCATTAAATTTTACATCGTAAATCATAGACTTTAGACCACCACAATAGTCTGCTAGCACACACACATCATCTACATAATGTAAAAATTTATGTGGCACATGACGAATATGTAATAGATCGTTAAAACAAGTTTCACACCAATCCCCTTGTGTTGCTACAGAGGCACCACAGTGAGGACATACAGGTGGAAATAGGAAATCCCAAAGACTCATTACGAATCACATCTCCCTTGTAGTCTTTCTTTA comes from the Veillonella dispar genome and includes:
- a CDS encoding HD-GYP domain-containing protein — encoded protein: MFMLSLMQPSGLYELEKDSLEAISAQLLQMIQMKSYHLYTHSIQVSNYAVSIAAKMGLPLNEIEQIRHAALLHDVGLLMVPNALIQKSPYLNKQEMSKYKQHAASGANMIENYPCCQQILPYIRYHHEKWDGSGYPKHLRGANIPLGARIIAVADYYDTTVNPSTEFWAKTKAKAKEELFSASGSLFDPDVVKAFIDVLG
- a CDS encoding ComF family protein → MSLWDFLFPPVCPHCGASVATQGDWCETCFNDLLHIRHVPHKFLHYVDDVCVLADYCGGLKSMIYDVKFNEKKEQSKGAAPFLASYNFYMNYDESNIVQGNCKTIYDYIVPVPSSEMKKKKRGYNQVDLFFKKWAYSLEKIDKPYFVWLDCIYKFDTSNDMWSLTHKERHQNIENAFVIKAEYKDIDFSTKRILIVDDIYTTGATIEAVAKVLRSYNPSRLDALTLASGSF